The following nucleotide sequence is from Drosophila kikkawai strain 14028-0561.14 chromosome 2L, DkikHiC1v2, whole genome shotgun sequence.
GCACCAGTTCGGCCGCCTCCGGCGCTTCCGTGCACCACAATGGGGCAGGAGCGACGTCCTCGGTAGGATTTGTTCACCTTCCTGAGaagttaaattaattaaattaaaaataattatgatatGATATATAATTGGTaagaaatttacaaaatttataaaattaaagagtaAGAAATGTACAAGTTTGGGAACAACTTCCTTCTTGctattaagaattttaattttttgtgtcAAAGATCTTACCGCCTAAAGTCGAGCAGTGCCTTGGCCTGGACAGGCACTCCCATGTGCGGCCAGGACAGGAAGTGGAACTGGGTGACTGTTCGGGTTTCGCTGGTGCGCAGATTCTTCAGGTAGAAAGAACGTACGAGGTAATCATCGCACCAAATGTGTTCACTAACTAGGTGAACCTGTAATTCAAACAAATCAACCATTAATTAGATTTGTATATCTGTAtagctatatatattctatatttacCTCATAGATGTGATAGACCTCGGCACCTTCTTCCGGCCAGTAGCGCGCACAGGCCACCTCTCCGTTCTCCTGCAGTCGGCAGAGGGCCACGATGACAACGGCTCCCTGCTCCCAGATCATCTGCCAGAAGTGAGCCAGGGTCGACGGCAGTGGACCCTGGGCGGCCACATAGGCGGGGGCTCGTGGATCGTGATCGGTCTGTAAAAGTAGGTAAATTTTAGATAGAGGATATAGCTTTCTTAGAAGAGCTAGGATAAACTTACAATCGTTGAGGCATTTACATAGTCCAGTCCTTCCGCGTTGGCCAGATGATTAAGGACAACGCGAGAGTGATCGTACGGCAAAGGAGCTCCGGGTCTGTTCAGTCCCGCACACTGAGGCTGGGAGGCGGCCTCTCGAGCACTGGGCTCGGCTTCATAACGGCACAAGGCCTCCCATTCCCGCTGCAAGCGTCCCTTGTTCCGCAAGTGATCCTCCATGTAAGACTGTTGAGAGATTTCTTGTTATTAAGTCCGTTTTATAatacttaaattaataaacttacCAGCACCATGTGTCCTGTTGAAATGTCCATGTTCGTCAGGGCGGGCTCCTCGCTCCAGGACGAGGTGCTTGATCGCGAAGATGGTGGTCGGCCTTCGTTCTCCTTGCTCAACGAGGTAATCCTTCCACTGTGCGCTGGCTCGTTGGAGCCACCGGTTGCACCACCGCCCGagttgccgccgctgccgttgCCCGACTTACCGGCCATCCGGGCACGGCAGAGTTCCTGGTAATCCTTGCTGCAGGTCTCCGCTCCCGCAATGCCCGACTGCAGACCGCCCAGCTTATCCCGCTTGCGGTCGTGCCGCTTGATCAGGATCAAGGTGACGAAGATCACGATCACAGCGGCGGCACCAGCGCCGGCGAACATGTAGGCCATGATGTGGGTCACATCCGGTCCTTGCTCGGCCAGCTCAATGCGGGATGACGAGACACTCGGGTCCTGCAGGTCCTTGATCACGTCACCAACGCCGGCATGCAGCACATAGAACCCGACGCGTCGCTGAATGTTGTTCTTGACGCCGCGGTTCTCGTTGATGGTCCTTGCCACATCGCCGGCGGTCTTGCGCTCGGGGTTGTTTGAGTTCACCCGGAAGCTGACTTCGTGTTGTTGAACGCTGGAGGATTGAGAGGAGAGCTTGGTTAATGCTGAACTGACAAGATGTAGAGGTAGCTTAAGAGGGACTCACGTTAAATAAGAAAAGTATCCCTGCATGTGTAGTATTTGCTCCAGCTCCTTCATGATGCGCTGCCCATCGTTCCAACTGTCAATTCTGCaggcacaaaaaatataattaattctgaaataattgGAGGGAAGACCCCCAGGTGGACTTACGGGTTCTTAACGAACACATGCACATATTCAGTGTCAACGGTGTGCGGCGCATGATCCTCGGCCGAGTGCTGCTGCTTCATgaccttcttcttcttgtgaGCCTCGTCGTCCTCGGCACTGCCCTTGATGTGTGCGGGCAGCACCTCCTTGTTGCCATTGCCGTCCGGCTTGCGTGTTCCCGCCTTGTCCGTTTCCAGCTGGTTGCTCAGTTCGGAGGAGCCAGGGGATGGTGGTCCCAGCAGTGGGCCAGGCTTCTTCACATCGAGTCGCTCGTGGCGGGCAAAGCCCAGCATGTTGGCGAGGAGCGATTGCTTTACATTCTCCGGCTCATCAGCCTGCATGCCATCCGCGTCTGGTCCGTACTGGGGTGGCATCACGAGCAGTCCCCCCTCGGTATAGACCCGTTGGCTGTTCGCCTGCCGGGGGAAACTGTTGGAGGCCAGCATCGCCTCCTCCTCGAGGGGAGTCAGCGAATTGCGTAACAAGCCCGACTCGAACGCCAGTTCCTGTTGCTGGGCATCCACCTCGTTCGGATCCAGCTGGCTAAATGCCGGAGGACGTCGCTTGGCCAGCTCGGGAGTGGAATCTACTTCGGGTTCAGCATGTCGGAAGCTTAATAGCGGTTCCTGCTCCAATCCCTGTTCGCCGGCCAATTCGCGGAAGAAGGAACGCTTCGGTTGCTCGTTCTCCACCTCGCCCAGACCCAGTCCGCCCCTCGAGCCACCCCTGGCCCGTTTGTACGGGGCGAAGTTGTCCGGAAAGTAGAGCTCACTGGACTCGTTCACCTCCTCTGGCGGCACATAGACTGGGGCCTtggcctgctcctgctcctgctgttcctgctgctgcttcagctCCTTCAGCtcgcgctgctgctgctgctccacgaTGGCCTCCAGCTGGTCCATGGCATTCGCCGGCGCCGGCGTCTTCCGCTGGTAGGGCTGAGGATCGGGCTCGGAGGCGGCCAGAATCTGATACAATTCCAGCCGATTCTGCTGCTCTGCTCGGCGGTCAGCATCCTGCTCCGCCTGTCGCAGCTCCTGCTCGCGCTCGATCCTCTGACGCTCAGTCTCCAGGAAGGTGTCCATAATGCTCGGCACGTCCACCTGAGCACCCTGTCCGTGTCCATGTCCGTTCCCCTTGCCAAAGTGCTCCAGCTCCCCGGGATCGTGGCGCAAAGGCCGGCGATCCTGCAGCATCCGATTGAGGTATATGTCGTTGGCATCGTTTTCCCGCACCTGCTTCTTCCTTAGCGAAGGATAGAACTGCGCCTGACTGGGCTGCTCGTAGTAATCGAGTTCGGTTTCCGGTTCCGGCGGCGTGAAGCGCACATAGGCCATGGCACTGGCCGGATCCCCGAACTCCGGCGGAGCTGGCGCCAGGTTGGCGCACAGGTTCGGTggaagctgctgctggcgctggAGCGAGAAGAGGGATCCCTGGATGCGGCACTGGACGTACGGATGGTCCCAGCCTAGGCCGGCGCCCTGAAGCTCCTCCAGCATGGTGGCCAGCACACGAGACTGTTCCTCGGTGAGAGGTGTCctgcgaaaaaaaagaaccacAGTTAATAAGGACTAACAATTTGTATTGGAATTAAAAGCGATAATTACTTCTCAATGTCCTCAACGTCGACACCGGTTGTTGGAATGCACTTTCCGAAGATGTTGtctggcaattaaaaaagaaatcaataaGATTTTTagattatacaaatatttcatcCCCCTCAAGCGAAACTTAAGGCATTTGCAGCTGTTTGGGAACAGCTTTTCATTGTATTTGAGTTTCTCAACCGAAAaacttttgtttgctttaaaaCTTAAGATTGAATTTATTCAGCAACTTCTGGGAACTATTTAACTTTTGCTACCAAAAAACTTTCACTTGACTGTGGAACTTTAATGAATAATTCTTCAAttttctttcaaaataaaGCCCCCAAGAATCttgttaaaaattcataagttgcttaaaatacattattgttttatttttggtactCTTATTGAAAGATTTTAAGTGTTCAGCAATTTCTGTGGCATGCCTGAGCTGTACTTCAAGAGCTTCCAAACAGGATTATTCACTCAACATTTAACATATATCTTTACTCTCTGGAACTATATTTTCTCATTGTCTGGCTCAcaagttaatttgtttacatcCCCTGCACAGCTTTAATTGAGCCTGGCCAGAATGTATGCTCTCATTTTATTTACCCTGCCTCGCCCCTGTCATCATTCGCCCCGTTATTAATAGGGCGTGTAGCTGCATCAATGACACTAGTCTTACAATGGTTCGTCCGTTCGTCGGTTCGTTCCTCCGGGATCCCCTGGTCCTTCGGTATCGTCAGCACCTTTTGTTTTCATTGTGATTTACGGGCATTTAAATGCATATCCTTGCGGCTTGTCTCGGGCGTAATTTGCATAATGCAAATGCTTCTCATGCGGACGGAACCGTGACTGCGGCGGCCACTGCCAGTGCACTGGCACGGGGATTGCACTccgccgcacacacacacacacatgtgtggGTCACTCCCCCCACTCGCCCTCCGGCCACCCCTTTTGAGGTCAACCATTTCTGCGCAATTTTCGCCATTTTTCGCAACGTTATTCCGTCTGCAGCTGCTTTTCCAATTGTTCTCTAGCagtcctccgcctcctccactCGTCGTGCTTACATAAGTAATTGAGTGTGTTTTCGATAATGCACTGGCACGGCATCACTTCCTCCTCTTCACCGACTCTGCCCTCCTAGTTTTCCACACTTTGTTTCGGTGTCGTTTGTATGAACTCTCGCCTGGCATTGAAGAGCTCTGCAAATACGAATAATATGCCCTGGGCCAGAGTTCAGCTTGCCCAACCCAGCCCGATccttccctttttttctctaGTTCCCACAACTCCCTGCCCGGTGACCCACAAAGTGGATTTTGCCCAAAGATGCATTTCGGCAACAGCACTGGAGGGAATGGCAGCGGAAATCGACGGCGAGGGCTTCCATTGTACTTATTTGGGGTTTAGAGTGCTTAAAGCAATTGAAGGCAGGCCAATGGCAATGCAAGGGGATATTAGGAACTAAGCctcatatttaaattaattataagccAGAAAATAACTCCTGTTGTAATCTTTCTTTGTAAATAATATAGTACCAGGGATGTTTTAGAAATTACTAGgtttttaaaacctttaaaaattagtCACAAGTATGGAAAAATGCATCACAAATGCAAAACTCagtgttaatttaatttctacgttttgtaatttttaggcatttttaaaaccttttttaagggatttaaatatcctttaataatatatttttaatgtcacccaattttagttttaattaccACGCGATTGCCTTTACTATCATTTTATACTTTTCACCCTTGAGGGTCTCAGTTAATTAACTCTTCAGGAAAATCAACAAGAAAATGTTGGTTTTATGTATGCAAAggttttttaaggttttaaacTGTTCAACATAAAATTGAGAAACTTTATTCGTTTAAAAACTGAGGCTTGTAGAATTTTAACCCCcaatcttaattaaaaatgaaaggtAGTGTATAAATCTATGTAAATGATAATTATTTGTCCTATTTAAAGCATATTTTGTTTCACGAAAAAGGGCGTAACTTTAAAGAAAACGTTCATTAATTTCCCCATTAATTCAGACGCCtcagaaaatgaaataaacacTAATGAACGCTTAGGCATACTTAATACATTTAGTGAATATTATTGGGCTTCCTCTCGCACTTCACACTTCCGGAAGACGGACTATCATGCTAATCCCTGCTTTTAGTTGGTAAATTGAATTCCCAGAAGCAGGCCCTCCCTTGTTCCATCGATAACCACAATCTGGGGCTTAAGTCCATCTTAACCGGGTGTCGCTGTGTTATCGCATACTCACCATCGTAGCAGACCTCGGAGTGCGGTATGCATAGCGTCCTAACAAACTGGCAGCCTGCAAGAAAAAATAGGAAGGGAAAGTCGTTGGTTAGTACATGAAAGAGTTGTTTAGCCATCACCATTATGAGGGGGTAAGTGGAGAGCTGAGCTGACTCTGAGCGGACTCTCAGTTGAGACATAATGATGTGGTAAGAGCCAAATCAGCATTACGGCGCTAAGCAGGCTCCTGACACCCAACCACCCACCCCACCTACCCCGATCCACCAGACACCTCCACTTTTGGCCCCAAGCCTCCACCATTGGCGCTTTTACTGGTGGTGTCATGTGTCGCTTGCCTGACTCTTGGCTAAATAAACGCTTTTTATGAGCATGTCGCACATGGCTAGCACGCACACACAACGAACGCTTTTCTGCCGACAGGCGAAGACAACTACAAATTCCTGGCCCAGAGGATGCCCGAAAATACggccgagagagagagagtgggtgTCCCCTTCCGCCACTCCTCCTAGTTGTTAGTCAAATGTCTGTTTGGCGTGCCTCCGTGTGTGTGACGTCAACAAGAAGACCCGCATCGCTCCGGGAATTTGCCACTGAAAAATGtgccctcctcctccttgtccGGGACAAGGTCTAGCATCATGTGTAACGCACGTCCGCCTCCTGCTGTCCCGCTGCCCTGCTCCACATTCCACCCACGCCCAAAATAGCGTCACTTTGGAACTTTGTTGTCAACAGTTTTCGTGGTCTTTGCCTGGCTTTAACTTTGGCCCGTGACAGCCGGAAAAAGGCGACGACGCTTCGACATTCGTTGGCCATTAATTAAGCCAAAGTAATTTCGCTTTTCTGGCAAAGCCGCCGCCCTCTCTGCGACACGACCCCTAAAAGCCGCATTTCTTCTggctgttttgttttttaattgctgAAAAATTGCAGGCCCCCGGTTAAAAAGGGCAGCTTGAATTAATCCCAGCGGACTGAGGCACCCACAGCCGGGCTTCTCGTGATAAGCGCCTTATGAATGATGGCCACGAAACCAGAAATTAAGTAACTTCCCGCAAAAGAGTTCCTTTTGAAAAGAAGAGAGGACCTCTCATAATAAATTCATCATCAGACAGATGAAAAGGTCTGAGAGGGACTGTCAGCACAAGTGGCGGAAATGTCAATTACTTGGACAGAAAGCCGTAGAGAGTCAGCCAAGAAGAGATGACTGACAGAGTCATCCACATAAttcttaatataaaaacagCAAAGCAGAAAAATGCACGCCACCACCTTTTGGTCTGTCCTAATGGCTCTTCTGGAAGTGCGAAAAACTTGAGTTTTATTCTCTGTGTAGTTAGCAGCCAAGTGGCCACATTGTTTGACCATACGCCACAGTGTCGAGCTTTTTCCAAAGACCTCTCTATCCGCCATGTCCTTTCGGCATTGTCGAGTCGACAGATTGAAGTGCACTCCCAGGGCAGAGCAAGCACCATAAACGCTCACTTTGTCTCCTTTTCACCATGGCTCCGGCTCCGATTCAATTCTGGTCCTGCGGCTGCTCCAGTTTCTGCCCTTACCCCGGCTCTGCTGTGAAAACAGTCAATAAATGTGGCGACAGAAGCCGTCTGTCAATTATCAATAGGCCAACAGAGACGTGACCTGCATCATGACGGGAAAACTGGGGCAAAAATAGAAACTAATTAAATGAGATGCCCCAGCAATTTTGCGGCAAGTGCGCGGTCAAATTGTGACGGCGGGCAGGAGTCAGCGAGTGCCTTTTCCCGCACTCTAGCACTCTGTTTTCTCTGTCAACAACAACGAGAACCAATCGTCATGGGGGATCTGGAGTCTCTTGGGAGGGTCGCAGACTTGTCTCATAAATATGCCGCCTCATGGCCGTTGCCGTCTCTCGTTTATTTCCCTTTCAGCCAACTGATAAGGCCACGGGACGTATGCGCAATATGCCGACGCCGTTACCTGCCACATTCATGGGGCCAGTTTAACAGCCTCGTTGAGCCATGCAAATGCGCAAAGGGGCATTGCAACGCATCGAGTggggcaataaaaataaaagaggtCCTGCGCCGGCAGACTGCAACCTGCGAATCGAGGCTAAAAGCTTTTACGGCAGCAAAATCCCCGTCGGGCAGTTATCTCTTCGACATTTGCCTGCCGCCCTCGGCTCTCCTCGTCTCCGGATGGTGATGCAACTATTATTTATGGCGGATTCGATTTTCTACGCAGGGGAATGAAAAGCAAGGACCTCGCCGACCACAACGAGGAAATTGCAAAGCTGGCCGCCTGCATTCGTCGGGATTGGCAATCAACAAATCAAAATCTGTGATGTTGGAGGGGCAGCAATCGTTCTTTTGTGCTGCTCACAGTTGATTGATAAGTTTGCGGTTTGTCGATTCCTACTTGATTGGAGGGTgccccagctcccagctcccagctcccagcttcTAGTCCCAGTTGGGAAATCCTTGCCGGCCTAAATTATGCCACAGCCTGAAGACCGAGCAAACAGAGCGAGAGCTAGAGAGAGGGAGACgcaacaatttaataaattttccgCTCCAAGgcaaaattgaaaattccGGACGCACTCCCGCACCCACACCCGCACCCACGCCCCCGATGCGGTTGCCTTggacgcagcagcagcgtttTGATTGATGTCCACCAGCACACCGCACATATTTAAGAGGAAGCTCCTTGGGTGGGCATCCCTCCACCCCCGGCTGTTTACTTATGTATGTGACTCGCTGGGAGCCCGGTGGTGAGGCTTCCAGGTCCTTCTGCTGTTTGCTTTTGGGTCaaggcattaaaaaaaaaagattttcaTTTCATAACGACATTTTTTCTCCTGTCAGCTGGCCAGCCAGGACGCAGCCACAACGCACAACACACGAGCGCAAACACAGCCTCGGCACGTGTGGCCCGGACAACGTGTGGTATGTGCAATATGCGGAGGCGAGCGCTGAGAGCGTTGAGAGCGTCTTTAAGGACAATAACGAATGTCCGCACGTTGATTACGTGTGGCATTTACctcagcagcaggagctgctgccaCTTTGGCATGAAGGTGTGCAAACAAACATTTCCTGCGATTCTAAAAAGTTTGACTTGCAGGAGGATACGGTTGGTGGTTTGTTATATGTAAACAAGGAATGGATCGAAGCGCTAAATTAACAAACGTAGCTACGTTTGGTGGAATGTGTAAAGAGCAACGAGTAACGATGTATTCGTCTCCGAATTGAGTGAAAATTTAAAGACCATAACCTCACAGTATATTCAAAAACACATCTTTTAAGGATTATTTCAtcaaaggaaatattttcGCATTAATTTCGTTATCAACAAAGTTAAAATCAAAAGAGAACAATGTTGTACAAGCCCAAAACTGGCGTTTAAAACGCAATTACCCCACAACACACAGGCGAATGTTGTGAAACATTCTCATAAAAACATGGAAAACAAGACAAAttttcttttggcttttggATAAAAAAGATGCGTTAAAGTCGTCCCATCCCGCTTCCCTTCGTCCACAATGCTCGCTGGCGGCGATTCAGGGGGAAAGCGTCGAAAGGACGTGCCAATGCCGGGGCGAACAAGGCGAACAACTGTCAGGGAGGCGGCGGcacaaaggaaataaataataacaaaggaCATTAATCATGACAACGACAGGGTGAcacaaggaggaggagaaggaggcggAGCACGGCCAATGGCAAAGCAAACATGATGCAAGTGTTCCGCACAGCTCGTTAAAGGGCAGCATAACAAGTACACAGAAGGCAGTGCCAGGACTCTCCCCGCAGCGGAGGTCCTGTCACGGGAAAAGTAGTAACCCGGACACAGAGGCAGCGGCAGGCCTTGGCGCCTGTTTATGCATTAAAGTCGCTCTTTTGCCTACTTGACTTGCTAAGCATTTAATGCCTTCGCACACACATGCTCCGTGCAAAGCAAACAGGGAAACAAACCCGTAAAAGGCACGGACGGAGGATGCAGTACCTCAGCCTCCTCCGCCATAAAGCTTTTTTTCCATAGCTTAGTTGCAGCTGCAAAAGTTGTCGCTGCTTTGCAGCTTTATTAAGTGTAAATAACCGCCGGCATTTCACAGCAGCTCCAGCCCGCCAGCCACATTCCTTTGAGTGGGGCATTCCTCATGACAGAACAGCGCAGCCCACAGACggaaaaaacaaagttttgcgaactaaaaaatataaacagtaATTCAAGGCACAATCTACTGTCACAAGAAGATGATATTTGTTGGCTTGAGTCCTTTGAAGGTCCTTGAATCTTTCGTATAACTTGCTTAAGCATGAAATAAATCTAATTGGCAACCAATTTCAATATCTTAATTATGAAaacatgtaaataaaatacatagtttcaaataaagtatatatttttcgggAACATTAATCCTTAATTTAGCTTTAGGCTGTAGGTTTCATTTCGTTTGACTTTAAAAAGTTAATCAAATGCAAAAAGGACTTTAATTAGTGTCCATTCATTTTTCTGTGTGTGGTCTCCTCCAACATGTTGCTGCCACTCTGAGcagtttttcattttctctCTGACGCCGCCGGCGGCTCCTTGATTTATGCAAACtcattttattcataaattttaaacacgTTTGACGTCGTTGGCCGGGGGCTATGAAATTTTGGTGCCGCGAGGCGAGGATGAGGGTGCTGGGGTTCTGCCATGCCAACTGTCTCTGCTCCTGCTCATGACCCGGTCCCCGGGTCTCCCCCTGCTCCTGCACTCACTGCTGCTCTTTGCCCCCGTTCCTGCCTTTagtcctgctcctgcctgAATGCGGGTTCGTTGATTTATCTAGCCACATttctaaacaaatatttttggccTCTTCCTGGCAACCGACGACGCCAGTGACCCACACAAATTTGGCACGCAATTAGGCGGACTCCGGCTCTGTTCTTCCTCGCCCACTCGAAACGAACGTCCagcataaatataaactttttatGGCAGCCACTTGGACGCCTGCTCATCCTGGGCCTAGGGCAGGACTAATAAATTGAGTGCCACTTCTGGACGGGCTGGAAGATAAAGCGCTGGAGGGCAGAAAGGATGAGGAATTCGAGCTTTAGTCTAGGTCTGTGTAGGCAAAGGAAAcgtttatacatatatataaacagtTCATCCAAGGAAAAGCGACTGCCGGATGTCAACAGTGTTCAAATATGTGTCAAGTACCTGTcgaaaaattgtttgtttatcgGAAGCAAGATATGAAAGATGGGAAAACCAGAAGGCATATATAGAGATACAGACCAACAAAATATTGACATGTGGAAAGATACTTTCGAAGGCAAATCAAGCTCAAAGTGTagttatttgtatttatttttgattatttgtCTGCTGCTATGCAAAATGAATCCTTGTAGAGAGGGAGACCTTGGCATTCTGGAcagtaattaaaaaatcacTCAAAATAGCTAACCATTCCACTTTTTCCAAGGACCCTGAGATGCCTGGCCttcaaattcaaatgaatttcGTTCTCTCCTCTGGCGACGTCTGTGGTGATGACAAATTTCAAGTGAAATTCCTAACGAAGTTGCTTGTCTCATTACCAGGGATCTGTTGTCGGCTTGGTCATCGCCTCAAATTACACTCAGAAACGTGCGGATACA
It contains:
- the IA-2 gene encoding receptor-type tyrosine-protein phosphatase N2 isoform X1; the protein is MASNVQQQQQHPCTTSEEPKHQRARRTEKGQDPAAGACQQSRPKQRTHHHQQHHPLAKPEPGPPKVQPRLHELLHHQRKLPATLQARGRLLISEGARNREVRGCGSGGGGGLLCCTLDTLNRPAKLLQIGFLLLILLLVTHGDPVQAEGNVGCQFVRTLCIPHSEVCYDDNIFGKCIPTTGVDVEDIEKTPLTEEQSRVLATMLEELQGAGLGWDHPYVQCRIQGSLFSLQRQQQLPPNLCANLAPAPPEFGDPASAMAYVRFTPPEPETELDYYEQPSQAQFYPSLRKKQVRENDANDIYLNRMLQDRRPLRHDPGELEHFGKGNGHGHGQGAQVDVPSIMDTFLETERQRIEREQELRQAEQDADRRAEQQNRLELYQILAASEPDPQPYQRKTPAPANAMDQLEAIVEQQQQRELKELKQQQEQQEQEQAKAPVYVPPEEVNESSELYFPDNFAPYKRARGGSRGGLGLGEVENEQPKRSFFRELAGEQGLEQEPLLSFRHAEPEVDSTPELAKRRPPAFSQLDPNEVDAQQQELAFESGLLRNSLTPLEEEAMLASNSFPRQANSQRVYTEGGLLVMPPQYGPDADGMQADEPENVKQSLLANMLGFARHERLDVKKPGPLLGPPSPGSSELSNQLETDKAGTRKPDGNGNKEVLPAHIKGSAEDDEAHKKKKVMKQQHSAEDHAPHTVDTEYVHVFVKNPIDSWNDGQRIMKELEQILHMQGYFSYLTVQQHEVSFRVNSNNPERKTAGDVARTINENRGVKNNIQRRVGFYVLHAGVGDVIKDLQDPSVSSSRIELAEQGPDVTHIMAYMFAGAGAAAVIVIFVTLILIKRHDRKRDKLGGLQSGIAGAETCSKDYQELCRARMAGKSGNGSGGNSGGGATGGSNEPAHSGRITSLSKENEGRPPSSRSSTSSWSEEPALTNMDISTGHMVLSYMEDHLRNKGRLQREWEALCRYEAEPSAREAASQPQCAGLNRPGAPLPYDHSRVVLNHLANAEGLDYVNASTITDHDPRAPAYVAAQGPLPSTLAHFWQMIWEQGAVVIVALCRLQENGEVACARYWPEEGAEVYHIYEVHLVSEHIWCDDYLVRSFYLKNLRTSETRTVTQFHFLSWPHMGVPVQAKALLDFRRKVNKSYRGRRSCPIVVHGSAGGGRTGAYILLDLVLERMNKGAREIDIAATLEHLRDQRAGVVATRQQFEFVLMAVAEEVHAILKALPANTSGEKRELDKDPVVGGGTSNSSSSATKEPLKEDKAQEAAEEEAPTSSSKAAAAAAKEKEKEKEKEKEQPKDQAQRKESKGAEQKTPAKPAKQTKTK
- the IA-2 gene encoding receptor-type tyrosine-protein phosphatase N2 isoform X2, giving the protein MPAVGTSCGVPIIMASNVQQQQQHPCTTSEEPKHQRARRTEKGQDPAAGACQQSRPKQRTHHHQQHHPLAKPEPGPPKVQPRLHELLHHQRKLPATLQARGRLLISEGARNREVRGCGSGGGGGLLCCTLDTLNRPAKLLQIGFLLLILLLVTHGDPVQAEGNVGCQFVRTLCIPHSEVCYDDNIFGKCIPTTGVDVEDIEKTPLTEEQSRVLATMLEELQGAGLGWDHPYVQCRIQGSLFSLQRQQQLPPNLCANLAPAPPEFGDPASAMAYVRFTPPEPETELDYYEQPSQAQFYPSLRKKQVRENDANDIYLNRMLQDRRPLRHDPGELEHFGKGNGHGHGQGAQVDVPSIMDTFLETERQRIEREQELRQAEQDADRRAEQQNRLELYQILAASEPDPQPYQRKTPAPANAMDQLEAIVEQQQQRELKELKQQQEQQEQEQAKAPVYVPPEEVNESSELYFPDNFAPYKRARGGSRGGLGLGEVENEQPKRSFFRELAGEQGLEQEPLLSFRHAEPEVDSTPELAKRRPPAFSQLDPNEVDAQQQELAFESGLLRNSLTPLEEEAMLASNSFPRQANSQRVYTEGGLLVMPPQYGPDADGMQADEPENVKQSLLANMLGFARHERLDVKKPGPLLGPPSPGSSELSNQLETDKAGTRKPDGNGNKEVLPAHIKGSAEDDEAHKKKKVMKQQHSAEDHAPHTVDTEYVHVFVKNPIDSWNDGQRIMKELEQILHMQGYFSYLTVQQHEVSFRVNSNNPERKTAGDVARTINENRGVKNNIQRRVGFYVLHAGVGDVIKDLQDPSVSSSRIELAEQGPDVTHIMAYMFAGAGAAAVIVIFVTLILIKRHDRKRDKLGGLQSGIAGAETCSKDYQELCRARMAGKSGNGSGGNSGGGATGGSNEPAHSGRITSLSKENEGRPPSSRSSTSSWSEEPALTNMDISTGHMVLSYMEDHLRNKGRLQREWEALCRYEAEPSAREAASQPQCAGLNRPGAPLPYDHSRVVLNHLANAEGLDYVNASTITDHDPRAPAYVAAQGPLPSTLAHFWQMIWEQGAVVIVALCRLQENGEVACARYWPEEGAEVYHIYEVHLVSEHIWCDDYLVRSFYLKNLRTSETRTVTQFHFLSWPHMGVPVQAKALLDFRRKVNKSYRGRRSCPIVVHGSAGGGRTGAYILLDLVLERMNKGAREIDIAATLEHLRDQRAGVVATRQQFEFVLMAVAEEVHAILKALPANTSGEKRELDKDPVVGGGTSNSSSSATKEPLKEDKAQEAAEEEAPTSSSKAAAAAAKEKEKEKEKEKEQPKDQAQRKESKGAEQKTPAKPAKQTKTK